The window TCCGGTCCTGTCGCCGCATCAGGTAGAGGAAGTACGGCCCGCCGACGAGACCGGTGACGACACCCACCGGAATCTGGACCGGACTCAGGGCGAGTCGTGCGCCCACGTCGGCCGCGACGAGCAGCGCCGGCCCCGCGAAGACGCACCCCACGACCAGTTTCCGGTAGTCGCTCCCGACGAGGTTCCGAACCACGTGCGGGACGATCAGCCCGACGAAGCCGACGATACCCGCGACCGCGATGCTGGCGGCGGCCGCCAGCACCGCCACGCCCGACAGCGCGAACCGCACCTTCTCGACCGACATCCCCAGCGCGCTGGCGGTGTCCTCGCCGAGCAAGAGGACGTTCAACTGGCGTGCGCCGAGCAGTGCGAGCAGCAGCGAGACGACCGTCCACGGCAGGGCCATGCGGACCTGCTCCCAGTCGGTCCCGGTCAGCGACCCGGTGGTCCACGCGATGGCCGACTGGACGACGCCGATGTCGTCGGCGAAGAAGAACAGCGCCGTCTGGACCGACCCGAAGACGGTGCCGACGACGACGCCGGCGAGGACCAGTCGCACCGGCGAGGTGCCGTTCTGCCACGCGATGGCGTAGACGATCAGGAAGGCGAGCGCCCCGCCGGCGGCCGCGATCAGCGGGAGCACCGTCGTCAACCCGGAGAAGACGACGAGCGTCAGCAGGATCGCCAGCCCCGCCCCGGAGGAGACCCCGAGGATGAACGGGCTGGCGAGTTCGTTGCGCGTGACCGCCTGGAAG of the Salinirubrum litoreum genome contains:
- a CDS encoding FecCD family ABC transporter permease — encoded protein: MDRSLVAVCLGSVAVVVAGGLVQVSYGTFSMTVVEAWRAVFDPNVVLRREAWEAFLLGAEVPEMNRRSLIVWNIRLPRVFVAALVGANLAVSGAIFQAVTRNELASPFILGVSSGAGLAILLTLVVFSGLTTVLPLIAAAGGALAFLIVYAIAWQNGTSPVRLVLAGVVVGTVFGSVQTALFFFADDIGVVQSAIAWTTGSLTGTDWEQVRMALPWTVVSLLLALLGARQLNVLLLGEDTASALGMSVEKVRFALSGVAVLAAAASIAVAGIVGFVGLIVPHVVRNLVGSDYRKLVVGCVFAGPALLVAADVGARLALSPVQIPVGVVTGLVGGPYFLYLMRRQDRMGDL